The sequence TAAGCCTGTTGTCATAATACTCCCTGAAGACCTGACCGGCACAGAGGATATAGAGCTGGAGCAGGAGCGAAGAGAGCTGAGGGATTTCTACTTCAGGCATGGCATACCGGTCTTCAGAAGTGAACAGAGGGCCTTTGTCGCTTTGGGTTACCTTGCAGGATTCAGAAAGGATCAGGGTATTCATATAGATATCCCGGCAAAGATAGATACAGAATCAAAAGGCAGGGCTTTGTTCCTGGATACAATAAAGAATGCAGGCAGCTCTGTGCTTGATGAAATACAGTGCAAAAAAATCCTTAAAGAGTATGGGCTTGAGTCAACTGAACCTGTGCTGTGTAAAACAGAGAAAGATGCAGTTACAGCGGCTGAAAACTTTGGTTATCCGGTTGTGATGAAGATAATCTCTCCTCAAATTACACACAAGAGCGATATTGGTGCTGTAAAACTCAATCTGAAAAATGCAAATGATGTGAAAACCGCATTTAACGATATAATGTCTGTCTCAAGGGAAAAGGCGCCGAATGCAACACTTGAAGGTGTCTCTGTTCAGCGTATGGCAAGGCCCGGTCTTGAGCTTGTTATCGGTATGACAAAGGACCAGCAGTTCGGGCCTATGGTCATGTTTGGTATGGGCGGCACACTTGTTGAGGTGTTAAAGGATATCTCATTCAGGATCACGCCGTTAAGCAGACAGGATGCATCAGAGATGATAAGAGAGACAAAGGTCTATACTTTACTTAAAGGATATCGTGGACAAGCGTCTGTTGATATACCTTATCTCGAAGAGCTGCTTCTTAAGGTATCAGCCATGGTAAAGGAAAACCCTGAGATAAAGGAGATGGATATCAATCCGCTCTTTGCCTATGAAAAGAATGCGGTGGCGGTTGATGCAAGGATTATCCTTGAGGCTGAAACCATATAAAAATATTTTAACTATTCATTTGCAGGATATGAAAAATCATCGTTTTCAAGCTCTATCTCTATCCCGCCCGCAAACCGTGCAATAAGATTGTATATGAGGCAGGCAATGGCAACAAAGATAAAGCCAAGCACTGCATAAATTATTGGCATAATGATCATGAATATACCACCAAAGAGACCGCCAAATAAACCGGGGAAGCTATCTTTCGCAGGGCCTGTAACCATGGTGATTAAGCCTATAGGAATCATAATAATAGCTGAAAAAATAAAATACATTATTGCTGCAAATTTTGCTGTCTGCACTACCCCTATCTTTTTTATTCTTACCATCTGATTCTCCTTGTGATTTATTTTTGGTCGTAATATTTACCATGCAGGTTAAAATTACCACCCTAAGTTACCCTTTCAGGTTAATTTTGCAACTGTTTTTACAAATATCCGTGTGAAGCGCAGAGCACATGCTGGTACATGCCGCCATCACAGGGTATGTTGGCTCCCCTAATCCAGCTGCTGTGGTCACTGCATAAAAATGCTACCAGAGGGGCAATGTCTTTTGGCTTACCAGGCCTGTCCATCACCCTGAAATCCTCTTCAGCCCTTGCACCAAGTGTTTTGATAAAGTCCGGTAGTATAGGTGTATCCACCGGCCCGGGGCTTATGCAGTTCATCCTTATGTCCCTGTCACGCCATGTCCACCTGTTTATCATTGTCCAGACAATAAGTGTCTCCTTCGAAAAAAAGTAGGAGCGGCCAGCTTCATCTGGTATCCCTATCCTGTCACAAAGGCTTTCGACATTAGTAAAATCTCTGTGGCTGAGCAATGCCTTAATCTGGTCTTCGGCCTTGTACCATTCAAAGCCCGCAAGGGAGGCCATGTTAACGATGGAGCTATTGTTATTGAGTTTATCGATCATAAGCTCTGTGAAATGCCTGAGCCCTAAAAAATTAACCTTTATAACCATTGCCCTGTTTCTGGTCGGAGGGAGACCCGCAATGTTACATATGGCATCTATGCCATCAGGGATTTTTTTAACAGCAGCATCTATTGACGCAGGGTCTGATAAATCGGCCTTAACATAATGATCAATGTTTTTCTGAGGCTGATTCAGGTCTACACCAATTACTGTAGCCCCCTGCTTCTTCAGTTCTTTAGCGCTCTCTGCCCCTATACCTGATGCGGCCCCTGTAACAACGATCTTTTTATTTGTGAGATACATAGTGCCTCCTGATGGTTTTATTAAGAGGTTAATTGGATGCTGATATGTGTTTCTACTATTAGCATATAATTGATATTGATAGGAATAA comes from Desulfatiglans sp. and encodes:
- a CDS encoding coniferyl-alcohol dehydrogenase: MYLTNKKIVVTGAASGIGAESAKELKKQGATVIGVDLNQPQKNIDHYVKADLSDPASIDAAVKKIPDGIDAICNIAGLPPTRNRAMVIKVNFLGLRHFTELMIDKLNNNSSIVNMASLAGFEWYKAEDQIKALLSHRDFTNVESLCDRIGIPDEAGRSYFFSKETLIVWTMINRWTWRDRDIRMNCISPGPVDTPILPDFIKTLGARAEEDFRVMDRPGKPKDIAPLVAFLCSDHSSWIRGANIPCDGGMYQHVLCASHGYL